The DNA window CCAAATCAAGGGATTGGCATTGCAATGAATGACAGAATTCTACGCGCTGTCAATCGGAATTAATTATATTTGCACAAAAATTTAAAACCATGAAATATACTTTAATCGCTTTATTGGCAATAGCAGTTTTGGCTTGCGATACAAAGACAAACGAATCAGAAACGGCAGAGGTTGAGTCTTCGGAAATATCAGCTAATGATGGATGGGCTTCATATGGAGATACCATAGATACGGAAAATGTTATGACTGCTGAAGAAATGATGGTGATGGTCGATGAAAGCGGGATGGCTACAGCTAAATTAGAAGGTACAATTGAGGAAGCCTGTCAAAAAAAAGGGTGCTGGATGAAAGTAAAAGTTGAAGGTATGGAAGATCCGATA is part of the Hyphobacterium sp. CCMP332 genome and encodes:
- a CDS encoding DUF4920 domain-containing protein, yielding MKYTLIALLAIAVLACDTKTNESETAEVESSEISANDGWASYGDTIDTENVMTAEEMMVMVDESGMATAKLEGTIEEACQKKGCWMKVKVEGMEDPIRVTFKDYGFFVPLNSAGNSVVMEGVAKLDTVEVDILKHYAEDAGKTQDEIDAITEPEIKLAFEAVGVKIKEKI